Within Lytechinus pictus isolate F3 Inbred chromosome 19, Lp3.0, whole genome shotgun sequence, the genomic segment AACAAAAACCTGAATTCTCACTCATTCCACCAAGTACACAGTGGCAACTTCCTTTGACTTCTATTCTCTCCACAAGTTAGAGGAATACGACAGGCATATCACTATGTACTATTACAATGAAGGTACTAGGAGTGAACATTCAGGTCTTCCAATTAAAATTATATTGTACAAATTTCCAGCTAGACAAATTTCCAAAAATCTAGACTAACAAGTCAGTACTATCTGGACATGTGTaagttttctttttgaattgGTAACATCCCCACCACCATCActcccctccctccatctctctcttccctccctctatctctctctttccttcttgtCTCCTCtaccattttccatttttttctctatttttcttctcgGTCTCTGTCTCCCTGCTCTTCTGTAATTTTTCTCttcccctcccctcctgtttTCAGTCACATATGATATTCTTTCATTCACAATCTACCTAACTCAACACTTCGTACCTTGACatgtaaacaaatttaaaaaaaagaaatgaaactaatattctatttatatatttgttcattaCTGTACAGCTGTGCTAACAATGGCATTCTCATTTTCCCTTTCAAATTTCTCATGTTCTAGGCTATACATTAACATCGTAATATTGCATTGCAAAATATGTAATACACCACAggtaaaatacatacaaaattatAAACACAGATCTTGGAAAATATCTGGgaccatggacctaggtccatgctGGGACAAAGATCACAACGTgaaaccgatttttttttcttgttaaattttcttgggggggggggcaggaatCTTGAGATTTTAAGATGATTAATGATGTTATAATTTATAAACATTTTGTTCTTGCCTTCAAAGATTgcacatgaaatcataataggCTGGCTATTTTATGTTcgtatattttttgtatacagTGTGACAAACCTGGCTGATTACGaaagcacaattttttttgtctagCATTTGACTTGAATCTGTacacacacaaaattaatcCTTTGGTTAGCCAAGGTTACAGATGTACTTGTACGTAGTGTATGAATTCACATACGGGATTCATATTCCTTGGTATAAACTCAGTTGAAGAGAAAAAGCCTTAAAAAACACCAAGAACACAAAATCACCAGAACCAGCTGTACTAGTTAATGCTCTATACCATATGACAAACATCTGTAGAATAAATCATACCATTTCTCTGCCCATATGCTAGGCCATTGACATTTCAGAGGTCTGTCAAATCAATAGAAACTTTTTGAAGTGACTGAAGATGGAGGTAGGCGAGTCGGGGCAGCAATCATACACAAAGAAACTAGTCAAGCTGGTATCCAAGCCAGATTCCAACATAAGATAAGTATACAGGtaatttccctcttttttttcttgtttctttttgaaGGGGGGGTCTTAATTGTTTTGAGAAGGTACATGTTTCTGTAAGTAGCATAATACATGCAAAAATTTGTGCTGTGAAGTTTCTCTCCTCTCAGCACAAATAAAAACTATGACTGGGGCAAAATGTAGTTTTAGTCCCTCGGCCAGAGGACATAAATTCAAGATGTAAATTCCCGCAGCCTCCGTAcgtatctacccccccccccccccaaaaaaaaggtagTTTGCTTGAAGAGTGTATGAGTCACTGTGATTCTGCTACACACAGAAAAGTATTGGATCGGTTGCCATGTACAGGTCAAGAGTAATAATTGTACAAGTATAATGCGCTCaattcagaaataaaaaaataatcaagattCAAAGTGAAATATTAAATCACCTCAAGTATCCTTACACATACagtcagtggcggaccgtgacccggaggagacaaagcattggaggggcactgtattgtttgtgaacaatgctgtgccccccccccccccaatgctttgtctcctccaggtcacggtccgccactgcatACAGTAGGCAGTCCTAGGCATCAATTCATGCCAATCTTCAGTTTGCTACCACTGCTGAATATAAGCAATGCTCATTTGAAAGAcatcaaaatatgaagattCCACTAAGATtttggatcaattgtaaaattaatTATAACTATAACTCTATGGAAAAACATATCTATGGAAAAACATATACAAAAGTTCCAATAAATTGTGATTATGAATTGTATTTTAATGTTACAACCTACAGGATCCTTTAACATAGCACATGTAGATCAATTGTAAAGCTAACTGTAACTGTACATCTATGAAACAACATGTAAAGAGTTACAATTACTATTAAATGATAATTTGATCTTTTTAAGTTACAGCGCGGGGTGCAATAACATAACAGACAGAACCATTTGTAAAGTTAATTGTGACTGCAGGGCTATGGTTAACCATATAAACAAGTTACAAGTGattgaaaatatcaatcacATCTGTTGACGTCACTCCTACAAGACACTTTTATATAAgatatcaattgtaaaattgtttgaaggtttgcatggtggcatgtacaatcgctgatgtggtttacggtacaccatgttgAGTGTTacagaaacagtggatagaagaagaaaagaaatggataggcgagaaagtggaaatttgagagtaatctttcttgaatgtagtcctgaaaaggactgtaaaccagaagagattgatgagttgaaaacagcttgagtagtaggatggatgaggagatgctggctcgagtcggcgagtagagatgatgagtagaagcagtagagagactcgacatttcgggcaggttgactgtccgtcttcaggagaagACGGGCAGTCAACCTGCCTCGCGTGTGACTTGCGGGTGACTATTTTTGCTACTCACAGGTCGCCCACATTGACAGTATCTCGCACACATCGCACACGCTGTTGCCCGCAGAAGCGTAAGCAAGCCTGATTTGCatgcagaaaagttttgaacatgctcaaaactttgttgcTGGTGAGTTGCTGTGATCGCCCGCAACTCACCCGCAAAGCTTGCACGGAatgatgtgacagggccttacAACTCAGTGTTACtgtatacaatgtacatacattaaaCGTTACAACTATGTAGGGCCTACCAAAAGTTAcaagcaataataatgataataatataggatttgtatagcacacgtatccaccttgctaggtgctcaaggcgctcctatattaccccggctaagctagtctaccgattctggtgcgcacagctttttgaggaattacttcctgccggtacccatttacctcacctagCTGGGTCGAGTACAGCTCAGTGTGgataaatatcttgctgaaggaaaacacgccatcaTAAATCAAGCAATCATAATTGCATCTTTATTATTACACCAGTCTTTGAGTTAGTATCATCTTCTCCATATATTAAATGAAGGATTCGAGTTGTTCAGCGATAAATCTTGGACTTCCTCCTCGATCGAAAGCACGTCACCACCCTCAGCCATTTTCTGCGCGGGGcaaaaggaaaatataataattgaGATTTATGTAGTGCCTTTTCCAAAGGCTACAAAGTACtgcttgagaaaaaaaagggattaaGATATTTGTTTgctgtttcatgtttgtgttgtgtgaaaatttaaatgaatgCCATCAATTCTTTTACTAAAGTGTTTGATAAAAACCTGTAGTTCTGAAGGTCAACTGAACTAGATTATGAGATCATCTAGTATAGCCTTGTATGTTGTTTGAAACATCAGTTTCAGTGTATTATCAAGTTCTTCCAGTTCTCTTGCATATAAAAATCCTACATTATATTAAAAGTATTTCTATCACATGGTTCTCAAAATAAAGAGTTTCCATGAAACAtaagagcttttttttttactggtttcagATCTAAAGGCCACCAGCACAAAAGCATCTTCAAAACgtttaagaaatattttcaattttattgaaCATTCTGAAAGTGTTCTGGTTGGCGGTAGTCAATCTTATTCTCACTCCTGTCTGTATGATATAATACAAGACTGTTACCCTTTTGTAGTCCATGTTATCGTTGGTCCTCATAGGCTGTGACTTCATGACGTAAGCTGATCCTGGTCTGGAGAAATGAGCATAGTCTGATGAAGGCATGGTTGGGTCATAATCTTTAACCTGTGACAGACGAAAATAAATAGATACTAActgtaataatagtaataatagtaatgacagtaataatagttatataataatattaataaaatgtcatatttacccggggtagccacttcagttcaaCTCTTCAACCAACAGGCCCTGTTTAAAATGATTTGATTATTACTCCAGCTTTAGCTGCGCCGCCTATAGGTGCTCAAGCACTCAAAGAAATTCTTCCTACCAGGTAACCATTAACTACACTTGGGTGGACAGTGGCAAATGTAGAAGACACTTCAAATTGATTAACAAGAGtatcgctaaggcgagcacataatacgcccgtctgtaacgcggaaaatggagcgattggtcaagcaagaaaagtgaaagATGGCGACTTcgcctttgaccttctgaccttaAAATCGAAATGctaggatctatgctagtatcatacacactaaattatatgagcctaggttaagttaaactaaagttattgcatttacaaggacttcagaagggcaagatgaaaacatgtcagtgtgaccttgacctttgaccttttgacctcaaaatcaataggcttccttggatttatgctagtatcatacacaccaaatcatatgagcctaggttaagttaaactgaagttatcatgtTTAAAAGGACTGCAGAtcgaagggtaagatgaaaatatgtcactgtgaccttaaCCTTTGACCTATTGACCTCAACatcgataggcttcctgggatccatgctagtatcatacacaccaaattatatgagcctaggttaagtaaaactgaagttattgcgtttacaaggaaaagttaagttaacggacggacagacgGATGAACATcaagcgtgataccataatacgtcccgtcgagTTGGGCATATGAAAAAGGAATAGGGATTTAATCTTGAATGGGctcttgtaaaaaaataaataaaattaggtGTTTTCTGTGGTTGAAAAAGAATTCTTACTCTTTTCTGAAAAGTGGCATCTCTGAAAAACTACCCAAGCAGGCCCCCTTTAACAGGTTCTAAATCCATAACGAGGCATTTGTTGAAAGTGAATAAACTGTTTCGATGGTATTCGAGTTACAGGAATTATACTCaagctcattaaaaaaatgatgaagattCTTAATTTGATAAATCACCCTCATCCTAAACTATGAATGGTCATACTTTACTTTTTATAAACATTCATAACTGATTATTCATGACATCGAGTTTAACTTTCACTTGACTATTATGGAGTTGCAAGTGATATTAAGATCAACACTTTCACTCAAGGAAGAATAAATAAACTGCTATAAAGCAAGATGAATATTTGGTCATTTGCATGCCCTCAAGTCTCAATGGACCATTTGATGAGGATCTTTTCTTCATAATTGTGTTaacaaaatagaaagaaagaaatatggaTAGAAGAAGAGTATATAAGATATGGTAATGGGATAGACAGAGAACAAACAAATAGCTGTGGGATGTTATCTGATATAGAGGAACCCATGCACACACAGGTCAACCTTCAAATACAAGTATGGTGTTCTAAACAATTGAGTCTACCTACACGTGTACCAGCACATTTCAAATAATGTGATACCCACAGTCACATTCACTTTAGAGTTTaataacttaaaggacaagtccaccccaacaaaaagttgattagaataaaaagagaaaaatccaacaagcatgacactgaaaatttcatcaaaatcggataagataagaaagttatgacatttaaattttaaacttttgctaaatttcacaaaacagcacatcctggctggtatgcaaatgaggagactatgacatcatccactcactatttcttttgtattttattatatgaaatatgaaatattctaattttctcctcattgtcaggtgatacaatgattaattcttccctgaagatttgaaattagcattgtttaatactaaatggttcagtcaagttggtccttattgtcaaatctataaaaaatgaaatattgtataattcaaacaataaaaaacaaaagaaatagtgagtgatggacatcatcgactgactcacctagttgtgcatatcactgttttgtgaaaaataagcgaaactttaaaatgtcataacttgcttattttacatccgattttgatgaaattttcagcactatgctagtttgattttctctatttattcaagtcagcattttcctggggtggacttgacctttaagaagaTATCAAAGTACAGAAACAAATTCATGCAAATGATATCCCTTTTATAAATAGTCATGTTTAAGAGCTAGTCTGCAAGTACAGACTCATATTTGGCACTtcaaccaataacaggtctagagtgaagactagactccaaagactctggtagagccagccacagtacatagtgaacctagtctcactacttcagtctctgcattatgcactatgcgaattgcgaaaatcaagggtctgtgcctgtagACTACATGTTGTACTTAAAGGGGGgggtgaactgtgtgtggtctctcattgactgtgtgttataaatacatagtcttgagataaacattttcagatatctactaatactacagagaataaattgacctataattgtatttgtatagagaaagtaacatgttttgagaggaaaagtgattgttttgctacttggtagcataattattgcggtataaacgTATTAAGTAGTTAATTAGCacgttatcattcaagtgggtctatattactagactacactagcattatgggtcaggaaactggccaggtgggtgtttcataaagctgttcgtatattAAGAgtaactttaagaacgactggtgatcctttcttgtggtaaatggtatattcattggtgaATTGGTtaagcgcataagaaaggttcaccagtcgttcttaaagtcgctcttgaattacgaacagttttatgaaacggccccaaggtatgagtagttgaggactcgagatggcgctattgattcgtatctgctttaagaaCAGCAATGTTTTGAATGTCTGCGAGCACACACAATGCTATACCTTTTTGACAATGTCTAGTCTGACAAGTTCAGCCTTTGAGGTTCTTCTACATCCTTCCGTTGCAAAGAATGGCCAGATCGCTTCCATTGCCGAGGCAAAATCAGCAGCAGTTCTATGAAggaaatagtaataataataataatccacttttatatagctcttaatacatcggaacgacgtgtctaagcgctttacagatatatcattaccacggtcatcggattcaatcagtcattcccgcacacaatgtgtgcacatcctccactccctggggagtattccagtcagtcaaATAAGAACTAAAAATGGGTAAAAGGTCTAGAAATTAGCATTCTGTCAATCGTATGACCACATGTTATAAAAGTAcctttgaacatattttttatgCTTGAATTTGTATCCTAATTAATTGCGACAGTGTAATTTTCTACCCTTAATTCAGCCTGTGTGACCCTAAAATATGCCCCTTATCAAGCAATTTTAAGATGCTTGCAAATCCAAATCAACCTGTGTTTTTGAATGGGGGGATACCATATGTAAGTATTTAATTGATATGTAATTGTGTATTCAATTgtaccatttttatttttacattgtcAATAATCCAACTGTCATAGTTGCAATaagttaataaataaatgaataaatttaaaaaaaataataaataaataaatgccaTAACCTAAGTCATTCATTATGCAtggatttttatcatttaactATGAATCTGAAACTGAGTCTGTTGAAATATTATAAATTTATCCAAATTATGATTGTGAATGTGATGGGGTTTTCCCTACTTGAGATTAAGTACCGAATAACACCCCATTTAATAgttgatatgaatatatgatGCAACTGGATATTCTTCTACATGATTGTATGAATGTAATACGAAGATTTTGCAtaaagaaaagtaaaacaaaataaagagtgAAAGTAATACAATTAAAAAACTATAGTCTAAAGAACCACTTTCTAATTCCTGagataagaaaagaaataatcataCCTTCCTCTGTTGTCTTTCAAGCTAAGGTTAGGCTTGGCCTCCAGGAGTTTCATCAAAACTTTTCCATGTCCCTGGAATGCTGCACAGTGGCAGGGTGTCCACAGAGTACCTCCGTTGCTCAGGTTCACATCAGCTCTGGtgggaaagaaataaatgtgtgaaaaggtcaaaggtcaatccATCATTCacacataaaatgaaaaagttgaGGTGCACAAAAAATAAATGGTGACCATAATTAACAAGGAACAAATTAATCTTTGGGATCAGAAAGGGATTAGAAAATAGGATGAAgccccctcatccccccccccaccaccaaattaaaaaaggaaaagaagccATTACCCACTCTGATAATGAGATAGCATACTTTTTTGCCATTATTGCTTGGTAGCCACTACATCAATGCAATATCCCTTGACAAATTTAAGGCTGCTCTAAAGTAATCAATGTCGAATCTGCACCCGACCACAGCGTCATGGAACTTTCGTTCTGTTGCTGTGTAcccgtgatgatgatgatgatggtaagtGATTAAATGATatcccaaaaatgaaaattgcttAATTCACTTTTTTGTAAAGCATGGCAGTTACAGTGGTAATTAATTCCAAAGTTTGTGAATAATTTCCAGTCATATTTAAATCTAAATTTGGAAAATCTAACATCataaatacccccccccccaaaaaaaaaaaaaaaaaaaaaacaacagaaaGTTAAGTCAGAAGGGCAAATTACTCTGCAACAATGTTAGACACCCAAAAATAGACACGGGCTAGGGTCGATTTTGCCCCCCGAAATGCTAAAAATAGCCCTGGGAACCTGAATTAAGAGCCCTGGAAAACCCCCATTCATTGCAGTGTAAAGATTATCTAATATTGCAGATTTATGCAGTAATTTGTGAAAAGTAGTCAACCAAAAAAATAAGTTTGCCTGCTACTGCAAATGCATCCATAGACATTCTTACCCATGctgcccaggaccaaaatccaattgaaaccagttggatttccaactggtttcaattggtttcaattggtttcaactggtttcaattggttttaactggaatttaacaatttccagttgaaaccaattgaaaccagttgggcaactggaaatcctaactggaaccagttgggtaactggaaatgacttccaattgggaatgatttctaactggaaccagttgagtaactggaaatcccaactggaaccagttgggcaactggaaatcctaactggaaccagttgggtaactggaa encodes:
- the LOC129282452 gene encoding LOW QUALITY PROTEIN: ankyrin repeat domain-containing protein 49-like (The sequence of the model RefSeq protein was modified relative to this genomic sequence to represent the inferred CDS: substituted 1 base at 1 genomic stop codon); translated protein: MAASCDLATAAASGDLNLVKRLVHDGADVNKKSRDGFTPLCNAAFWGYSQVAEYLIHPGPKSSXNHRADVNLSNGGTLWTPCHCAAFQGHGKVLMKLLEAKPNLSLKDNRGRTAADFASAMEAIWPFFATEGCRRTSKAELVRLDIVKKVKDYDPTMPSSDYAHFSRPGSAYVMKSQPMRTNDNMDYKRKMAEGGDVLSIEEEVQDLSLNNSNPSFNIWRR